A genomic segment from Thermoplasmataceae archaeon encodes:
- the kdpB gene encoding potassium-transporting ATPase subunit KdpB: MNSWWKIVTGSMEKFRPDFQAKNPVMFVTEIAFIVSIFVIIFPTEFDIQTTGNYVDFYIAVTVLLFLTLLFSNISTTVSEEQSRSITDSLKRMKTETTARKVSGATFETVTSDDLRTGDTVVVDAGEIIPGDGEIISGSGYVNESNITGESRAVRKLEGDSVTGSTKLMTDKITVRITANPGETYIDRMIQIVETAVREKTPNEIALSTLLSGLTLIFLMITASIFALSRYLGININIDTLIVLLIALIPTTIGGLMPAVGIAAVNKISKFNVISKSGRAVENAGDVDTIILDKTGTVTMGDREAIKFYPNSGIDENEFIRYCAMASLQDKTMEGISIVNLAKEKGVNVTEADLDGFKFLPFSAETRFSGIKAEDTYVYKGALSTLLKNYNLNDTFTIALCKEISLRGGTALPVVKDGKFIGVIELNDTLKPGIKQRLELLKKMNIHTIMCTGDDEVTASYFTNLSGIDNYVANSTPEDKYNVVISEKEKQRMVAMVGDGTNDAPALAKADVGMAMNKGTTPAKDAANMIDLDSDPTKLMDVIFIGKQILITRGALTTFSIANDVSKYFVVIPAMFSLIPELGLLNILGLSNPLLAITSALIFNTIIIPILVPMAIRGVKYRPSSITELFRRNILIYGIGGVILPFLAIKAIYVLLTLMGVVW, translated from the coding sequence ATGAATTCCTGGTGGAAAATTGTGACGGGATCGATGGAAAAATTCAGGCCCGATTTTCAGGCAAAGAACCCCGTTATGTTCGTCACTGAAATTGCATTCATAGTCTCTATCTTTGTTATCATCTTTCCTACTGAATTTGACATACAGACAACCGGAAACTATGTTGATTTCTACATCGCTGTGACAGTTCTCCTTTTCCTCACGCTCCTTTTTTCTAATATCAGCACAACAGTATCAGAGGAGCAAAGCAGATCCATAACCGATTCACTGAAAAGAATGAAAACTGAGACAACAGCAAGGAAAGTATCCGGTGCTACATTTGAGACGGTGACTTCCGACGATCTCAGGACAGGAGACACAGTCGTTGTTGACGCAGGAGAAATTATACCGGGTGACGGCGAGATAATTTCTGGGAGCGGGTATGTGAATGAATCGAACATTACCGGAGAATCCAGAGCCGTCCGCAAGCTTGAAGGAGACAGTGTTACGGGTTCCACAAAGCTGATGACAGACAAAATAACTGTAAGGATCACTGCAAACCCAGGGGAAACATATATTGATCGCATGATACAGATTGTGGAGACAGCAGTCAGGGAAAAGACTCCCAATGAAATAGCACTTTCTACCCTTCTATCTGGACTTACACTGATATTTCTCATGATCACCGCTTCCATTTTTGCCTTATCAAGATACCTCGGCATAAACATAAACATAGACACGCTCATTGTCCTACTCATTGCTCTCATTCCAACAACTATAGGGGGACTGATGCCAGCGGTGGGCATTGCTGCTGTCAACAAGATATCAAAATTCAATGTCATATCAAAGTCTGGAAGAGCAGTTGAGAATGCAGGGGATGTTGATACAATAATACTAGACAAAACGGGTACCGTTACAATGGGAGACAGGGAGGCAATAAAGTTTTATCCGAACAGCGGCATAGATGAGAATGAATTCATCCGTTATTGTGCCATGGCTTCTCTTCAGGACAAGACAATGGAAGGAATCTCGATCGTAAATCTTGCTAAGGAAAAGGGCGTAAATGTGACGGAAGCCGATCTTGATGGCTTCAAATTTCTACCATTTTCGGCAGAGACCAGGTTCAGCGGCATAAAGGCAGAGGATACTTATGTCTACAAAGGTGCGCTATCAACCCTGCTTAAGAACTATAACCTGAATGACACGTTTACAATTGCACTCTGTAAGGAAATATCCCTCAGAGGTGGTACAGCCCTTCCTGTGGTGAAGGATGGAAAATTCATTGGAGTCATAGAACTGAATGATACGCTGAAACCTGGCATAAAGCAGAGACTGGAACTGCTGAAGAAAATGAATATCCATACAATAATGTGCACAGGTGATGATGAAGTGACAGCATCTTATTTCACCAACCTGAGCGGGATCGATAATTACGTTGCGAACAGTACTCCAGAAGATAAATACAATGTGGTCATTTCCGAAAAGGAGAAACAGAGAATGGTAGCCATGGTGGGGGACGGCACCAATGATGCACCCGCCCTTGCCAAAGCGGATGTTGGAATGGCAATGAACAAGGGTACAACTCCCGCAAAGGATGCGGCGAACATGATTGACCTTGATTCCGATCCTACCAAACTCATGGATGTGATTTTCATAGGGAAGCAGATACTCATAACCAGGGGCGCCTTGACCACTTTCAGCATAGCAAATGATGTCTCAAAGTACTTTGTTGTCATTCCAGCAATGTTTTCGCTAATACCTGAACTTGGCCTGCTCAACATACTGGGCCTGAGTAATCCACTTCTTGCAATAACATCAGCCCTAATATTCAACACCATAATTATTCCCATCCTGGTTCCCATGGCAATTAGAGGCGTGAAGTACCGACCGTCAAGTATAACCGAGTTGTTTAGGAGAAATATTCTGATATACGGTATTGGTGGGGTTATCCTTCCTTTCCTGGCGATAAAAGCAATATATGTATTGCTTACACTAATGGGGGTGGTTTGGTGA
- a CDS encoding potassium-transporting ATPase subunit C → MKIDHLTKMALKTTALAIMAMFILGFAFPTITAIITQEIDPHSATGSPVTIDGKIYGSYLLAEAFNSSIFFQARPSAIDYNLSQSGGPSYAIDNKNLVNQTKAYLVQFERENNLTSASQIPTSMITYSGSGLDPNIPLQGAIDQVSRISQNISAFTNGSLTDNFTYNYIVNITASDISYNFPILGAPYVNTVVLNFDIIDLLMEKGYITQSFLD, encoded by the coding sequence GTGAAAATCGACCATCTTACGAAGATGGCACTTAAAACAACCGCACTTGCCATAATGGCTATGTTCATCCTCGGCTTTGCTTTCCCGACCATAACAGCAATTATTACGCAGGAGATCGATCCTCATTCTGCGACAGGATCCCCCGTCACCATTGACGGAAAAATTTACGGTTCCTATCTTCTGGCAGAGGCCTTCAATTCATCAATATTTTTCCAGGCTAGACCTTCGGCCATTGATTATAATCTTTCGCAATCAGGAGGGCCATCCTACGCCATAGACAATAAAAATCTTGTCAATCAGACCAAGGCATACCTTGTGCAATTCGAAAGGGAGAATAATCTGACCAGTGCCTCTCAGATACCCACTTCGATGATAACATATTCTGGGTCTGGGCTGGACCCAAATATACCATTGCAGGGTGCCATAGATCAGGTGAGCAGGATATCCCAGAATATCTCTGCATTTACTAACGGCTCACTTACGGATAATTTCACTTATAATTACATTGTGAATATAACTGCCTCCGACATAAGTTATAATTTCCCCATATTGGGAGCGCCGTATGTGAACACAGTTGTTCTGAATTTTGATATAATCGATCTCCTGATGGAGAAGGGTTATATAACACAGTCATTTCTTGACTAG